The genome window ATCGGCCTCGGCATTCTCGGCGCGACGGTCATGCCGCATAATCTCTTTCTGCACTCTTTCGTCGTGCAGACGCGCGCCGTCGCCGAGCCGCTCGAAAAGAAGCGCGAGGCGATTCGCTTCGCGGTGATCGACAGCACGCTGGCGCTGTTTCTCGCGCTGTTCGTCAACGGCGCCATTCTCGTTCTCGCCGCCGCTGTCTTCCATGCGAGCGGCCATACCGAAGTCGCGGAGCTCGGCGAGGCGTATCGGCTGATCGCGCCGCTGCTCGGCCAGCCGATCGCGGCGACGCTCTTCGCCGTCGCGCTGATCGCCTGCGGGCTGAATTCGACCGTGACCGCGACCCTCACCGGCCAGATCGTCATGGAGGGATTTGTCCGGCTGCGGATGAAGCCGGCGACGCGCCGGCTCATCACCCGCTGCATCGCCATCGCGCCGGCGATCGGCGTGACGCTTTACGCGGGCGAGTCGGCGACGGCGCAGCTGCTTGTGCTCAGCCAGGTGGCGCTGAGCGTGACGCTGCCCTTCGCCGTCGTGCCGCTCGTGGCCTTCACGGCGCAGCGCAGCGTCATGGGAGAACTCGTCGCGCCTCGGCGCACCACCGCGCTTGCGGCGATCATCGCCGCCGTCATCATCGCCCTCAACCTGAAGCTGCTCTGGGACGCCGCCGCCGGCTGAACGGCTTACGGCTGTGACAAACTGCCGAGCATTGCCAAGCCGACGCATCTGGCTTAACTCGTCGCAACTTTTCGCCGGAGTCGCGACAGAAATGAAACTCCCCAATCAATTCTACCGTCCGCTCGCCATCGGCGCCCCGGCGCCGCTGCGCGAACCGCCCGTCAAGGTCGAGCGGATGATCCATTTCGTGCCGCCGCATCTTGAGAAATTCCGCGCCAAGGTCCCCGAGCTCGTCAAACAGGTCGACGTCGTGCTCGGCAATCTCGAAGACGCGATTCCGGCCGACGCCAAGGAAGCCGCTCGCGCCGGCTTTATCGAAATGGCCAAGGCGACCGACTTCGGCTCGACCGGCCTGTGGACGCGCATGAATGCGCTCAATAGCCCCTGGGCGCTCGACGACATGATCGAAATCGTCGGCGCGGTCGGCGACAAGCTCGACGTCGTCATGCTCCCCAAGGTCGAGGGCCCCTGGGACATCGCCTATCTCGACCAGCTCCTGGCGCAGCTCGAGGCGCGGCATGGCGTGAAGAAGCCGATCCTTATTCACGCCATTCTGGAGACAGCGGAAGGCGTCAAGAATGTCGACGCCATCGCTTCGGCCTCACCGCGCATGCATGGCATTTCGCTTGGACCGGCCGATCTCGCCGCCTCTCGCGCCATGAAGACCACCCGCGTCGGCGGCGGCCACCCGGACTATAAAGTGATCGCCGACGCCGAGCCCGGCCAGGGCCTTCGCGCCTCGTTCCAGCAAGACCTTTGGCATTACACCATCGCCAAGATGGTCGACGCCTGCGCTTCCGCCGGCATCAAGGCCTTCTATGGCCCCTTCGGCGATTTCTCCGACGCGCCGGCCTGCGAAGCGCAATTCCGCAACGCCTTTCTGCTCGGCTGCGCCGGCGCCTGGTCGCTGCATCCGTCGCAAATCGCCATCGCCAAGAAGGTCTTTTCGCCCGATCCGCAAGAAGTCGCCTTCGCCAAGCGGGTGCTCGAAGCGATGCCGGACGGGACCGGCGCGGTGATGATTGACGGCCGAATGCAGGACGACGCCACCTGGAAGCAGTGCAAGGTCGTCGTCGACCTCGCCAAGCAGGTCGCCGCCAAAGACGCCGACCTCGCCAGGATCTACGGATTTTGAAAGGATTTGACTGTGGCGCGACATCCGATTGACGGCTGCGCCCCTGCTGCTGTACTAACAGACGAGTAAACAGCGTGGTAAAGGCGCTTTCGAATGCCGCGAGAGAACTTCGCTAAATTCGCTATTGGCCAAGTGGTCAAGCATCGCCGCTATCCCTTCCGCGGCGTGATCTATGACGTTGATCCGGTGTTCGCCAACACCGAAGAGTGGTGGCTTTCGATTCCCGAAGAGCTGCGTCCGAACAAGGATCAGCCTTTCTATCACCTGTTCGCCGAGAACGCCGAAACCGAATATGTAGCCTATGTGTCGGAGCAGAATCTGCTGCCCGACAACACCAACAGGCCGGTGCGCCATCCGCAGGTCGACGAGACCTTCGAACGCGATGGCGATGGCGTTTACCGCATGCGAGCGCTTAAGCGCCACTGAGCGGCGCTTCCGTTCAGTCCGAACTCTGCCGCATTGCAAAAAAAACGCGCAGCCGTTGGGATTGACGATCGCGCGAATCAACCACATTTTGGGTGTAGGTCGAACTTCATCGCGGGAGAGACCGGCGCTCGCGCCGGCGCCGAAGGCGAAACCGCCCCGGAAACGCTCAGGCCCAAAGGACCGCGACGAAGTAGAAACTCTGGAAAGCGGCGACGCGCGCAAGCGTTTCGCCCACCGAAGGGCGTAACCTGTCGCTTTTAGCGCAGGGAAATCTCTCAGGTCACCGGACAGAGGGGGCGCGTAGCAAAGTTTAAGCTTTGCTGCGCCAACCTTGTCTGGCGGAGTTGTTGGTGACCGAACTCGACGTCGCGACCGCTGCGCCTCCCGCGCTGTCCAAACTTCCGCTCGATGCGGCGCATCGACGGCTTGGGGCGCGGATGGCGCCTTTCGCCGGGTACGATATGCCGCTGCAATATGAGCAGGGCATCGTCGCCGAAACGCTCCATACGCGTCGTCGCGCAAGTCTGTTCGACGTTTCGCATATGGGTCAGGCGATCCTCGCCGGCGCGCGCGCCGCACGGGCGCTTGAAAGCCTGACGCCTGCGGATTTGGCGTCGCTTTCGCCAGAGCGCACGCGCTACACGCAGCTGCTCAACGAGCGCGGCGGCATTCTCGACGATCTTCTCGTCACCCGCCTACCAGGCGTCGAGGAGCGGCTGCTGCTTGTCGTCAACGCCTCGCGCAAGCAAGCCGATTTCGCGCTTATCGCGGCTGCGTTGCCCCAGTTCGATTTTAATCCTTTGGACCGCGCGCTGCTCGCCCTTCAGGGCCCGCGCGCGGCCTCGGTCCTCGGCGCACTCCTCCCCGGCGCCGAGGACCTTCCTTTCATGGGCTGGCGCGCCTTCGACTTCGGCGGCGCGCCGCTCTTCGTGTCGCGCAGCGGCTATACGGGCGAAGACGGATTTGAACTGTCGCTGCGCGCCGAGCATGCCGAAGACCTTGCGCGCCTGTTGCTGTCGTATGAGGACGTTGCGCCGGCGGGCCTCGGCGCGCGCGACGCTCTGCGTCTTGAGGCGGGCCTGCCGCTCTATGGCCACGACCTCGATGAAACCACCGATCCGGTTGAAGCGGGACTCGGCTGGTCGATCGGCAAACGCCGGCGCATCGAAGGCGGATTCCCCGGCTTTGAGCGCATTCGGATTGCGCTTGAGCAGGGTCCCGCCCGCAGGCGCGTCGGGCTCGAGCCGCAATCCAAGGCGCCGCTGCGCGAAGGCGCGGAGCTTTCAGCGCGCGACGGCGCGCCTGCCGGCCATGTGACGTCGGGCGGCTTTTCGCCGACGCTGCAACGCCCGATCGCGATGGGCTATGTCGCCAGCAGTAACGCCAACCTCGGCGCGACGCTTTCGGCGCCGCTGCGCGACAGACGCGTCGACGTCACAGTGGCGGCTTTGCCCTTCGTCCCGCATCGCTACTTCAAAACGCCGGCTGGAAAGGATGCGAGATGACTGATCTGCGCTACTCCAAGGATCATGAATATGTCGCGCTCGATGGCGATCTCGCGACGCTGGGCATATCGGACTATGCGCAGTCGCAGCTCGGCGACATTGTTTTCATCGAACTGCCCGAAGTCGGCAAGAAAGTCGCAAAGGGCAAAGAGATCGCGGTCATCGAGAGCGTAAAAGCCGCGAGCGAAGTCTATTCGCCGGTGAGCGGCGAAGTCGTCGAAGTCAATCCGGAGCTTGGCGAAGCGCCGGCGCTCGTCAACGACGATCCGCTTGGACGCGGGTGGCTCATCAAGGTGAGGGTCAGCGACCCTGGTGAATGCGCATCGCTGATGGACGACGCCGCCTATTCGAGTTTCCTGAAAACGATCTAGAGCAGGTTCGATGGGAACCTGCTCCAGCATTTTGATTTCGAGCGATTCCTATCGATCACATGATTCCATGTGATCGGGAAGCGCTCTAAGCGCAAGGAAAAGACGATGCGCTATCATCCGCTGTCAGAGGCCGACAGAAGCGCAATGCTCGCGACGATCGGCGTTCCGTCGATGGAGTCGCTCTACGCCGATGCGCCGCCGGAGACGCTATTAAAGGCGCCGCTCGACCTGCCCAAGGGCAAGTCCGAGCTCGACGTCCAGCGTTTTTTCGCAAGGCTTGCCGCCCGCAATATGCCTGCGTCGCGCGCGCCGTTCTTTGTCGGCGCCGGCGCCTATAAGCATCACATTCCCGCGAGCGTCGATCATCTCATTCAACGTTCGGAGTTCTTGACGAGCTACACGCCCTATCAGCCGGAGATCTCGCAGGGCACGCTGCAATATCTCTTCGAATTCCAGACCCAGGTCGCTCTGCTCACCGGCATGGAGGTCGCGAACGCTTCCATGTATGACGGATCGACCGCGACCGCCGAAGCCGTGCTCATGGCGCATCGCGTGACGAAGCGGCGCAAGGCGCTGCTCTCCGGCGGGCTGCATCCGCATTACGCCGAAGTGGTCCGCACCATCTCGCGGCTCGCCGAAGACGAAGTCGAGACGATGGCGCCCGACATTCGCGCCGCCGAAGATCTCATCGCGCGCATTGACGACACGCTTTCTTGCGTCGTCGTGCAGACGCCCGACGTCTTCGGCAATTTGCGCGATCTGACGAAGATTGCCGAAGCCTGCCATCGCAACGGCGCGCTTCTCATCGCCGTCTTCACCGAAGCCGTCTCTCTCGGTCTGCTTAAAACTCCTGGCGCGATGGGCGCCGACATCGTCGTCGGCGAGGGCCAGTCAATCGGCAATTCGCTCAATTTCGGCGGGCCTTATGTCGGGCTCTTCGCCACGCGGCAGGAATTCGTGCGGCAGATGCCCGGCCGCCTCGCCGGCGAAAGCGTCGACGCCGACGGCAGGCGTTCCTATGTGCTGACGCTTTCGACGCGCGAGCAGCATATCCGCCGCGACAAGGCGACTTCCAACATCTGCACCAACTCCGGCCTCTGCGCGCTCGCCTTCACCATCCATCTGACCTTGCTTGGCGAAGCCGGACTGACGCGGCTCGCGCGCGTCAATCACGCCAACTCGGTCTTGCTGGCGCAGATGCTCGCTGACGTTCAAAACGTCGAGGTTCTCAACGAGACCTTTTTCAACGAGTTTACGCTTCGCGTCGAAGGCGACGCCGCCGCGCTTGTTGAGAGAATGGCGGCGCGCGGCGTTCTCGCAGGGGTTCCCGTCTCGCGTCTGTTACCCCACGCCGGCCTCGACAATCTCCTCATTGTCGCCAGCACCGAAGTCAACACGGATGAAGATCGCGACGCCTTTGTCGCGGCGCTCAAGGAGTCGCTCTGATGCTCGACAGACCCGCAGTCGTCGAACCGCTCGACGACGACAAAACGCCTGCGACCTTCACCGGCAATCGCGGGCTCGATCAGGAAGAGCCGCTGATCTTCGAGATCGGCCGGCTCGACGCGACTGGCGTCGATGTCGACGATCCGGCGCCCATCGCGACGCGGCTCGGCGCGCTTGAGCGCAATGCGCCCATCGGTCTTCCGGGACTCACCGAACCGGAGACGATGCGCCATTACGTGCGTCTGTCGCGCAAGAATTATTCGATCGACGCCGGGCTCTATCCGCTCGGCTCCTGCACGATGAAGCATAATCCGCGCAGCAACGAGAAGATCGCGCGCTATGAAGGTTTCGCGGATCTGCATCCGCTGCAGCCGCAGTCGACCGCGCAGGGCGCGCTGGAGTTGATGCAGATTCTCGCCGACTGGCTGACGACGCTCACCAACATGCCGGCGGTGGCGATGTCTCCGAAGGCCGGCGCGCATGGCGAACTCTGCGGCATGATGGCGATCAAATCTGCGATCGCCGCCAGAGGCGAAAGCGCGACGCGCAATGTCGTCCTCATTCCGCAGTCGGCGCATGGCACCAATCCGGCGACGGCGGCGCTGCTCGGCTTTTCGGTGCGCGTCGTTCCGGCGGCGGCGGATGGAACCGTGCGGGCCGAGGCTGTTAAAGACGCGCTCGCTTCGGACGTCGCGGCGATCATGCTGACCAACCCGAACACTTGCGGGCTGTTCGAGCGTGAGATCGTCGAGATCGCCGACGCGATGCACGAGGCCGGCGGCTACTTCTATTGCGACGGCGCGAATTTCAACGCCATCGCCGGCGTCGCGCGGCCCGGCGACTTCGGCATCGACGCGATGCACATCAATCTGCACAAGACCTTCTCGACGCCGCATGGCGGCGGCGGCCCTGGCGCAGGTCCGGTCGTTCTCTCGGAACGTCTCGCGCCTTTCGCGCCGGTCCCGTTCATCCGCCGCAACGGCGACGCGTTGCAGCTGGTGGAAGACGCAGAAGGCACGCAGAGCTTCGGACGGCTCACCGCCTTCCATGGGCAGATGGGCATGTTCGTGCGGGCGCTTGCCTATATGCTCGCGCATGGGACCGACGGGCTTGCGCAGGCCTCGAAAGACGCCGTGCTGTCGGCGAACTATGTCCGCGCGTCGCTACGTGACGTGATGACCCAGCCGTTCGGCGATCGCATCTGCATGCATGAAGTTCTGTTCGACGACGCCTGGCTGCGCGGAACCGGCGTGACGACGCTCGACTTCGCCAAGGCGATGATCGACGAGGGCTATCATCCGATGACGATTTATTTCCCGCTCGTCGTCCATGGCGCGATGCTCATCGAGCCGACGGAATCGGAATCGAAAGCCTCGCTCGATCTCTTCATCGCAACGCTGCGCGATCTCGCGCGGAGCGCCAAAGCCGGCGAGGTCGCGCGCTTTGGCCCCGCGCCGCGACTGGCCCCGCGCCGGCGCGTCGATGAAGCGCTCGCCGCGAGAAAGCCGGTGCTGCGCTGGACGCCGGGCGCCGCAGCCTGATCGTCACTGAGCCTGGCTAAACGGCGGCGCGGTGCGCGGCGGCAGAATCGGCAGGACCACCTCAGGCTGGCGCCCGGTTAGCGAATCGAGGAAGGCGACGATCTTATCGGTCTCGTCGGCGCTGAACTCGACGCCGAGCTGGCTTTCGCCCATCACCGCCACGGCCTTCTTCAAATCGAAGGTCGAGCCGGTGTGGAAATAGGGCGCCGTCAGTTCGACGTTGCGCAGCGAGGGAACCTTGAAAGCGTATTTGTCGGCGATCGCCTTGGTGACCGCGAAGCGGCCCAAGTCGTCCGGCGGCAGAAATTCCGCGGTCGGCTGTTTGACGACGCCGAAACGCGCATACATGCCGCCGCCGACGTTGACGCCGTTGTGGCAACTCGCGCAGCCCTTCTCGATGAAGAGCTTCAACCCGTCCTTCTGCGCGTCGGACAGCGCCTGATCGTCCCCTTTGAGCCAACGGTCGAACGGCGCGTCGGGCGTGATCAGCGTCGCCTCGAACAGCGCGATGGCGCGGCCGATGTTGGCATAAGCGACGGGATCGCTCTGTTCGGGAAAGGCCTGTTTGAACGCCGCCACATAGCCCGGGATTCCCTTGAAGAGTTCGACCGCGCGCTGCTTTGCGGCCGCATGTTCCGTCGGATTGATCGGCATCGGGCCGCCGCGGGTTTTCAGCATCGCCTTGGGATTGGCCATCACCGAATTGACCACCTGGTCGGAAAGATTGGCGGCGCGCCCATCCCAATATTGGGCCGTGTTAAAAATGGCGTTCATCACCGTGAGCACTTCGCGGCCGGCGAGCTGCGCATTGTGGCCCCCCGAGAGCGCGCCGCCGTCGACGCCGCCCATGCTCAGATTGTGACAATCGGCGCAGCTGATGTCGTGGGTCTCGGAAAGGCGCGGCTCGAAATACAGCATCTTGCCGAGCGCGAGTTTTTCGGGCGTCGCCGTCTCTCCAGGAATCGCCGGCGGCGCTGACGGAATTGGCTGGAAAAGCTCCTTCGCCCGGTCCCTCAGGCCTGCGTCGGCAAACGCCGGGCCGCCGACAAGAAGCGCGATAAGAGAGACGATCGAAGAAAGACGCATGGCGGATTTCACCCGGATGGAAGCGGCGCAAGAGGTTGAAGCTTATACCACAGCTGCATCGGCGCGAGGCTAGATGCGTCGGTCGGCGGCTAAGCGTCACACGTCATTGGCTCGCCCAGAGAATGCGCGCCATCCAGCTGACCTCGTCGCGCGGAATCGTGCGGTCCGGGTAGGCGGGATTGACTGAACGCAGTTCGATCGTTCGCGCCGTCTCGCGCTTGAGCTCCTTGGCCATGATCTCGCCCGAGGTGGTCTTGACGACCACCCGATCGCCGCGCCGCACCGGCGCGGCCGGCGAGACGATAACCACATCGCCGTCGCGATACAGCGGCGCCATGGAGTCGCCTGAGATCTCGAGCGCGTAGGAATGTTCGTCGGCCTCGGCCAAGACGTCGATCTCGTCCCAGCCGGCGCCGGTGGCGAAGCCGGCGTCGTCGAAAAAGCCGCCGACCCCCGCCTGCGCCAGGCCGATCAGCGGCCGCGTATGGCGCAACCGGCCGGCGGCGCTGTTGGCCGTCACCAGCGACATGAATTCGTCGAGCCCGGCGCCGGTCGCCGCCAGCACCTTGGCGATCGATTCGGTCGACGGCCAGCGCTGGCGCCCGCGCGCCGTTTCGCGCTTGGAGCGATTGAAGGTGGTGGGATCGAGGCCGGCCTTGCGCGCCAGGCCGGACGGCGTCATGCCATATCGCTCGCCGAGCGCGTCGATCGCCGCCCAGATCTGAGCATGGGTGAGAATGTCGGACATGGCAGGCCGCGACTCGGAAGAGTTTCCTAGGGGATAGGAATATATCTATTAACTATGCCGCACAATAGGAAATCGGCGGCGCCGGCTTGGCGCGCGCAAGGCCAGGCGCCATAACCCCTCCTCCCAGCGTCGTCTTTCGCGCGCGCGCTCTAACTTGCCGGGTTGCATGCCCTCCTCGCCCGAGCCCGCGCCCAATCGCTTGCGCCACCCTTTCCTCACGCTCTGGCTTGGGATTCTTGCGGCCATCATTGTCGCGGGGAGCGCGGCCTTGGCCGCTGTCGCGATCCTGGGGCTCGGCGAATTTCTGTCCCTGCTCGGCCGACTGCCGACGCCGACGCCGCAGACGGCGGCGGTCGGCGCGATCTTCGCGGCGACCTATCTCGTGCTCGCGATCGGCAGGCTGCCCTATTATCGGCTCGACCGCGCCGGCGGCGCGCTGCTCGGCGCGAGCCTGATGATCGGCGTCGGCGCCTTGACGCTGGACGAGGCCTATCGCGCCATCGATTTCGACGCCATCACGCTGCTGCTCGGCATGATGATCGTCGTCGCCAATCTGCGCCTTTCCGGCTTTTTCCGCCGCGCCGCCGACTGGCTGGCGGACGTCGCCCGGCGTCCGATCTTCCTGCTCGTCGCGGTCGCGGCGGCGACCGGATTCTTTTCCGCCTTTCTCGTCAATGACGCGATCTGTCTCGTCATGCCGCCGCTGGTCATCGACTTGGCGCGGCGCCTGAAGCGCGATCCGACGCCCTATGTGCTGGCGATCCCGCTCGCCTCCAATGTCGGCAGCGTCGCGACGATCACCGGCAATCCGCAAAATATGATCATCGCCGCCGCCTCCGGCGTTTCCTACGGCGATTTTTCAGCGGCGCTCTGGCCGATCGCCTTCGCCGGCGTCGCGCTCACGATCCTTTTGGTGGCGCTCGCCTTTCCGCGCGAATTCTTCTCGCGCGAGAGGCTGACGCCGATCGTTGCGGCGCCCCGCCCCTTTCATGCGGCGCTCGCCTCAAAGGCGCTGCTGATCACCGCGGCGATGATCGGGTTCTTTTTCGCCGGCGTTCCGCCCGCCAAAGCGGCGATCGTCGCCGGCGGCCTGCTGCTGCTCACGCGGCGCATCGGCTCGAAGAAAATCTACAGTGAAATCGACTGGCCGCTGCTCCTGATGTTCGCCGGACTCTTCATCGTCGTCGGCGCCTTCGACAAGGTGGTGCTGACGCCAGGAGAGATCGCGGACGTCGGGCGGCTCCGGCTCGATGACGCGCCGACGCTCGCGCTCATTTCCGCCGTGCTGTCCAACATCGTCAGCAATGTGCCGGCGGTTCTCGCGTTAAAACCGTTCATCATCGGACTGAGCGATCCGAGGCGCGCCTGGCTGATTGTGGCGATGGCCTCGACGCTCGCCGGCAATTTCACGCTTGTCGGCTCGATCGCCAATCTCATCGTCGTCGAGCGGGCGCGCGCGCTGGGCGTGACGATCGGCTTCTGGACCTATTTTAGGGTCGGCGCGCCGCTGACGCTGGCGACAATCGCGCTGGGGCTGTGGAGGCTGTAGAGGGGCCCTATACCTCCTCGCCGCTCTCTTCCGCGGCGCGGCCCGATATGCGCCGGCGCGTATGCTCGCGCCTGATCTTTCGATTGCGCTCCGCATGCCGCGCGCGCGTCTTGTCGTCGGACGGCTGCAGCAGCTTGCGAAACTCGTCGCGCTTCTCATGGATCGAGGCGATGACGAAGCCCATCGGCACGCCGATATCGACGAGCACGGTTTCGGCGAGCTGCAGGCTGGCTTCGACCGTTTCGGGAATCGCGTCGGTCGCGCCGAGCTTGTAAAGTTCGGTGGCGTGGTCGGCGTCGCGCGCCCGCGCCACGATGGTGAGATCGCCGCGGATGTCATGCGCCAGACGGACGATCTCTCCGGCCGCGTGAACATTCTCGATCGTCACGACGAGCGCGCGGGCCTGCGCCACGCCGCAACGCATCAGGAACTCGCGCCGCGTGGCGTTGCCCCAGTAGATTTCGACGCCGTCCTCGCGCCCCGCGGTCACCAGCGACACGACGTTTTCGACCGCGACGAACGGAATGTCGTGGCGCTTCAGCATTTCGCCGACAAGGCTGCCGATTCTGCCAAAGCCGACGATCACGACGCGGTCCCCGGCGATTTCGGCCGCCGGCGCGAGATCCGCATAAAGCAGTTCGTCCTCGGCTTCCGTCGCCGGCGGAACAAGCGCGGCGCCGATCCGGCCAAGAAGCGGAATGGCGAAAATGCTGATCGTGACGACGATCATCGCGTCGGCGCCATAGTGGCCCGGCAGCACGCCGACGGCCATCGCCGAGGTCAGCAGCGCGAAGGCGAATTCGCCGCCCGGCGCCAGCAGCAGCGACGCCTCGGCCGAGGGGCGCCATTCGACGCCAAAGAGCCGCGCAAGAACGAAGATGATCGCGCCCTTAACCGCGATCAGCCCGGCGGCGTATAGGAAGATCGGAAAGGGATCCACGGCGACGGCGCCCATGTCGAGACCGGCGCCGACCGAAACGAAGAAGAGCCCGAGCAACAGGCCCTTGAACGGCTCGATCGTCACCTCGACCTCGCGCCTGAACTCCGTCTCCGCCAGCAGCAGCCCGGCGATGAAGGCGCCAAGGCCCATGGAGAATCCGGCGGCCGCCGAAAGCGCCGCCTCGCCGATGACCACCAGAAGGCAGGCGGCCATGAACAGTTCGGTCAGCTGCACGGCCGCGACCATGCGAAACAGCGGACGCAGCAGCAGCCGTCCGATGAAGATCAGCGCGCCCATGGCGAGGAAGGCCCGCCCAAACGCCCACGCCGCCTGTTCGCCCGTGAAGCCGCCGTTCTTGGCTTCGGCGAGCGCGGAAACCAGAAACAGCGCCGGCGCGACGGCAAGGTCCTGAAACAACAGCACCGAAAAGGCGACGCGCCCCGAGGTCTTGTTTAAGCGCCGCGCTTCGGCGAGCACCGGCAGCACCACCGCCGTCGACGACATCGCGAGGGCGATGCCCATCAACATCGAGGGGCCAAGTTCGACGCGGAAGTAATAGAAGCCCACAGCCGCGAGCACGCTTGCGCACACCACGACCTGCGCGAGCCCCAGTCCGAAGACGAGCCGCCGCATGCGGGCGAGACGCTCCCAGGACAGTTCGAGGCCGATCATGAACAGCAGAAAGACCAGCCCGAATTCGGCGAGATTGGAGACGCCCTCGACATTGGTGATGGTGAAATTGCGCGCCCATTCATGGTCGCTCGCCAGTCGGCCCAGACCAAACGGCCCAAGCACGACGCCGGCGAAGAGAAAGCCCAGCACCGGCGAAATCTTGATGCGGTGAAACAGCGGGACGACGACCCCCGCCGTGGCGAGAAAGACCAGCGCCTCGCGATAGGATTCGAGATGAATGGAGTTCGTCATGCCGCCTCGTTGCTCGCGCGCTGATTCTAGCGAAGGATAAATGGGTCAGGCGGCGATTGGCGATGAAACAGCAAGAGTCGCGCCGCCGGGCGAGCTTAGGGGAAGCCCAACTGGCGCGACCATGGCGCTGCGCGCGCGACCCGTCCGATTGACGGCCGCACTCTAGCCGATTCGCTTTTGGGCGCGCTGCGCTTTTTCAGCCGCCGCGCCTGAGCCAGGCTTTGGTCCAACGTGGCTAAAGCCCAAGCAGAAGCTCATAGACCTGCAGCGTCGCGCGCTGCATCTCCTCCACCGAAAAACGCTCCTGCGCGTTTCGGCGCGCCCGCAGCGCCAGATCGTCATGCGCCGAGGCCTGCAGGCTCAGCGCCTCGGCGATGGCCTCCGCCAAGGCCGCCGGATCGCCCGGCGGCGTCCGCCATCCAGTCGCAAGATGGCGCGGGGTCTGCGGCGGCGCCAGGACGATCTCCGGCGCGGCGCCGATATCCGAGATGATCACCGGCGCCCCCATCGCCTGCGCTTCGACGGCGATCCGCCCGAACGCCTCCGGCTCCGTCGCCGGCGCGACAATGACGGCGGCGGCCATATAGGCGGCCGGCATGTCTTCGCAGTAGCCGGCGTTGCGAATGACGTCGCGCAGGCCGGCGTGCTCGATCTGCGTTTCGAGGGCGCGGCGAGTGGAATCGCTGTGCGGGTCGCCGACGAAAATGACGCGCAGATCGCAGATTCCCTGCTTGATCAGCCGCTTGGTCGCCTCGACCAGAACCGAATGGCCTTTGCGCGCCGAAAGCCGCGACGGCAGCAGCACGACGCGATCATGCGCCGCGACGCCCCACGCCGCGCGCAGCCGCTCGACCCGGCGCCGGTCGACGGCGGCGGGCGAGAAGGCGCGCAGATCCGCGCCGCGCGGGATGACGACGATGCGATCCGCGCTTTCCGGATGCAATTCGCGGATGCGCTGGGCGGCGAATTCCGAAATGGCGATCACCGCGTCGCCCGCCGACATGATGGCGTTGTAGCGCTGCTTGACCGGCGACGCGCCGCTATAGGCGCTGTGATAGGTCGTGACCAGCTTTGCGCCGGTCTGACGCGCCGCGTAATAGGCGACCCAGGCGGGCGCGCGC of Methylocystis sp. SC2 contains these proteins:
- a CDS encoding glycosyltransferase family 4 protein, producing MSQQTATIAAPGQRLSGRTILQIVPDLQSGGAERATVDVAEALSRVGARCLVASRGGRMVSELQSKGGVWAPFPAATKNPFAMALNSVRLARIIRDEGVDIVHARSRAPAWVAYYAARQTGAKLVTTYHSAYSGASPVKQRYNAIMSAGDAVIAISEFAAQRIRELHPESADRIVVIPRGADLRAFSPAAVDRRRVERLRAAWGVAAHDRVVLLPSRLSARKGHSVLVEATKRLIKQGICDLRVIFVGDPHSDSTRRALETQIEHAGLRDVIRNAGYCEDMPAAYMAAAVIVAPATEPEAFGRIAVEAQAMGAPVIISDIGAAPEIVLAPPQTPRHLATGWRTPPGDPAALAEAIAEALSLQASAHDDLALRARRNAQERFSVEEMQRATLQVYELLLGL